The genomic window TTTCATCGCCGGCGTCCGGCACAATGATCAGATCCTGATCACCGAATGCATTCCGATGGTGCTTGAGCAGATAGTGTAATCCGAATTCGCTGCCGTTCTCCTCGTCCGCCACCACGGCCAGGCCGATATTGCAGGCCGGCGTCACTCCGGCCTCGCGCAAAGAGCGTACAGCCAGCAGAGCGGACACCAGTCCCTGCTGATTGTCTTCAACTCCTCGACCGATCAAGCGATCGCCCGCCACGGTCAAGGAAAAGGGATCGCCGCTCCACAGCTTCAGGTCGCCTGGAGGCACTACATCCAGATGCGTCATCACCCACATGGTTTTACTGCGGTCGCGTCCATACCAGCGCACGAGAAAATTGGGCCGCCAGCCGCAGGAGACGCGGGGATCCGGAGCCGGATAGTCGGTGAGAGCGTCATATCCGATCTCCTGCAACAGCCCCTTCACCCAATCGGCTTTTTCTTTCTCCCCATCGCCGCCGCTCTCCGGTCCCATCGCCGGAATTGCGGTCATAGCCCTCTGCCATTCGATCACCAAGGAGGAGGACCGGTCGATTTGATCGAACCATTGCGGTAACTTCATCAGCGTTCTCCTTTACAGGGATTGTATATGTCCGGCCCGCTGCAAAAACTCGTAGCCCGCCGGACCCTGGTTGCACACCAGATCGATCATCGCCAGATGAGGAACATATCCGGCGAACGCTTGTTGATAGACCGGCGCGGTGAACCGAAAGAGATAGAGACCAAGTCCGCTTTGCTGCAGACGCGACAGGTCGAGCAGAGCCACTTCATGCGCATGCACCAGATAAGCGTCCGCATGCACCTGTCGCATCCAGGCGATCACTCGATCCGTACGATCGGCGTGCGGTTCCAGGTCGCTGCTGCACACGGCGCAGAGCGGTTTGGGCGGCGCCAGAGCCGCGACCTGATGCTGCAGATAGGGATTGAGATGCGTCCAGGGATTCTGCAGCACAGCGGCGATTTTGTCGGCCACAGCATCATACCAAGGCGTGAGGTGATAGTTGATCTCCAACGTCTTAACATGGGCGGTGCGCCAATCCTCCTGATTCTGTATTCTGGTCTGTCGGATGGATTGGCCGGTATGGCCTGTTGACAACACCGGGATAGTCAGCCAGTGGGCGCCGTGCACGGTCTTGATCGCCGCGCGGTTGATGGTGCTGTGACGGCGAAAAAAAAAACGAATCCGCCCAGATGACAACGTCCGCTTGCAACGCTTTGGCGCATTCATCCTGCCGTAGAAAGTAAGAGGGTTCGATAACCGTGCAGAGCATGCTGCCGACTCTCAACGTCGATAATCTTCTCGTAAACCTTTCGGAGTGTTTTTTTTCAGAGCTTGCCGCGAAAAGTCGATCAACAGTGCCTTTCGCGCAACCATCAGTGAGGGGCCTGCGGAAACGATCCGTTTGTTTCGTTCCTCGAACGCTGGCGGCCCTGGCAACTGGGTCAATCCAGAACCAAGCTCAATCCGATCCGATGGCGATCCCTGTCAAGACTGATCACCTTGACCTCAACCACCTGGCCGACGGAGACCACCTCCAGTGGATTTTTGACATATTTTTTCGCCATACGGCTGAGATGCACCAGCCCGTCCTCCTTGACGCCGATGTCTACAAAGGCGCCGAACTCCACCACATTCCGCACCGTGCCTTTCAGCACCATGCCGACGGCCAAATCATCGATGGAGAGCACATCGCTGCGCAGAATGGGTTTGGGCATTTCGTCGCGCGGGTCGCGATCCGGTTTTTCCAGACAGCTGATGATGTCGAGGAGTGTTTCCCGTCCACAGCCGCAGCGTTGGCTCAACTGGCTCACGGTCTGTTTGCTTTGTTGCATGTGCCGGTTCAGCAGAGTTCCGTCGCGCTGGATGTCTTTCACCTCCAAGCCCAGCTCCTGCAGCAGGCACCGGGCTGCGTCATAGGCCTCCGGATGCACCGCGGTGGAGTCAAAGAACTGTTCCGCGCCGGGGATGCGCAGGAATCCTGCTGCTTGAACGAACGTGTGCTCTCCCAGCCCTTTGACTTGTAGGAGTTCTGCACGGCTTGTGAACGGCCCATGTTCCTCCCGATGGCGCACGATCTGCTCCGCCAGACGACTGTTGATGCCTGAGACGTACTTGAGCAAAGAGGCTGAGGCGGTGTTGAGATCCACGCCCACCTGATTCACGCACGACTCCACCGCCTGGTCCAAGGATTCGGCGAGTTTGGCCGGATCCACATCATGCTGATACAGACCCACGCCGAGGGATGGGGGATCGATCTTCACCAGTTCGGAGAGAGGGTCCAGCAATCGCCGGGCGATGGAGATGTTGCCGCGCTGCGATGCCTCCAGATCGGGGAATTCTTTCTTCGCCACGGGCGAAGCGGAATAGACCGAAGCGCCCGCCTCATTGACGATGGTGTAGGAGACCTTACCTTTCATTTTCGACAACACTTCGGCCACCAGCTTCTCCGTCTCCCGTCCAGCGGTACCGTTGCCGATGGCCACAATGGACACGTTATAATCGGTGATAAGCTCGGCCAGCAGATCCGCGGCCTCCTGCCACCGTTTTTGCGGTTCGTGCGGATAGATGGTGTCGCCTTCCAGGTATTTGCCGGTCGAGTCGATCACCGCCACTTTGCAACCGGTGCGAAAACCGGGATCGATGCCCATGATGACCTGGCCGCGCATGGGCGGCCCCATCAACAGTGCGCGCAGGTTGGCGCTGAACACGCGAATCGCGTGGTCGCCGGCCCGTTCGGTCAAAGTCGTGCGGATTTCCCGCTCGATGGCAGGAGCGATCAAGCGATGATAGCTGTCTCTGATGGCTCTGCGCAGATCGTCGGCGAAAATCGAAAGGGGGTTATGGAGATGAAGGCTTTCGAGTTCAGCGATCATCTCTGTTTCCGGCGCCTCGATCCAGACTCGGAGAAAAGCCTCCCGTTCACCGCGATTAACGGCCAAGATGCGATGAGGCGGTACGGTTCTGACCGGTTCGCCGAACGCCTTGTACAGCTCATAATTGCCCGGCTCCTGAGGATCGATCGCTTCGGCTTTGAGCACACCGGTTTCCAAAGTGCGCTCCCGCACGATCCCGCGGCTCCGGGCATCATCGGAAACGATTTCCGCCACGATATCCCGGGCGCCGGCCAAGGCCTCTTTGGCCGAGAGCACCCCCTTGACCGGATCGATAAACGGCGCAACGATCTCCTCTGGATCACCCGTCTCGAGTGTCTGCGCCATGATCATCTCCGCCAACGGCTCCAGACCTTTTTCCCGCGCGGTGGTCGCGCGGGTGCGCCGTTTTGGCTTGTAGGGCAGGTACAGATCTTCCACCTCCTGCAGCTTGACGGCCGCCTGAATCCGTTCCGCCAAATCGGCGGTGAGCTTGCCCTGCTCTTCGATGCTTCTGAGCACTGTCTGTTTGCGCTCCTGCAAAGTGCGCAGGTATTTGCCGCGCTCGGCAATCGCCCGGATTCGCTCTTCATCCAGGCTGCCGGTCAATTCCTTGCGATATCGCGCGATAAAAGGAACCGTGTTGTCCTGATCCAACAGCTCCAGGGTGTTTTTAACCTGTTGCCATCGCAGGGACAGCTCCTCTGCGATGACCGCAATTATCGAGACGTCACCCATCAGCCAACCTAGCCCTTAAATTGCTTCAATGCTTCGTACTGTTTCAAAATGTCATTCATATATTTTTGCACATCGTCCGGCAGTGTGCCGCTGCGATGGCCGCCTTTAATCCACAGAGCCGCCCGCCATTCCCCCACGCGCCGGGCGGCCAGCGCGCCATCCACGCCATACAGATCGATCAGCGCGGCCAGATAGCGGGCGCCGATACGGATGTTGTGAATCGGATTGAGCAGGATCTCATCCGGCGTCACCCAATTGAGATGCATGGAGCGGGCGATGCACATGCCGGTGATCGGCATCACCTGCATCAATCCCATGGCGCCCTCCGAGGAGATCAGCTCCGGATTCCAGGTTCCATTGGTCTCATAGGTAATAATGGCGCAGACCAGATGCACATCCAGGCTGGTGTGTAAAAGGCTGGCGTCATAGATCTCACGGGCGATGTCGTATTTCATCGGGCCGGACATGATGCGGTTGTACTGGGAGATGATGGCGCTGATGCGCACGATATGATACTGGCGCAGGCTTTCGATGTTCATCGAAGAGCGCTGGCTTTTAATCACCTCTTCCAGCTCCGCCACTTTTTTCTGATAACGGCTGTTGTAGGTATATTTAATGCCCACCGCGGCAATCACCACCAGAACCAGGACGGAAAGCACCCAGATGATGATGCGCAGGTTGCGCATGAATTTTTCCTCTTTTACGGCCATTTTGTTCTCCCTTTTCAGGAACCGACTTGTCGCCGGGTCTTTTCTCAGCTGGATAAAAATACAAAATTGATTCGGCTCTGTCAATCGATTTCCCTTCGCCGAGCCGGCCGATAAATTTCTTGATTGTTAAAGATATTTTGGATACTTTGCACGGTTCGGAGAATCCGGGTATGATGGTTTTGCTATGGTTGATGCTGCTCCTCTATGGAATCATCCTGGTCTGGGTGGTAACCGGGGTCAACCGCAAACAGGCGGCAATGGATAACAACTTGGACAACCCACCTGTTACCGTCATTGTTGCCGTACATAATGAACGAGACCGGATTCCGCTTTGTCTGCAGGCGCTGGCGAAACAGGATTACCCCCAATATAATGTCCTCATCGTAGACGATCATTCCACCGACGGCAGCGTGGCTTGGATTCAAGAGTTCATCAAAGACCAGCCGGGTTGGCGTTTGCTCTCCGCCGTTCGGCCTCAACCATGGAAGAGCTCGAAAAAGGCCGCCCTGCAGGCTGCCATGGAGCAGGCGCAGACTGAATGGTTGTTGTTGACCGATGCCGATTGTCAGCCGGGGCCCGCATGGATCAGAACCATGGCCAGCCGGTTCCAGGGGCAAACCTCTCTGGTCGTCGGCTTTTCTCCACAGACGTGTCCGTCGGCCTCATGGTGGCGCGGCTTTTTGATGGCTGACAGCCTTGCCGCCGCCCTAGTAGCGGCGGGAACTGTCGGACGCGGCAGAGGGGTCACCGGTTGCGGCCGGAATTTGGCCTATCGCCGCTCGGCCTGGCAACGCATTAAGGGCTTTTCCCATTTGCCCGACTCTTTATCGGGCGATGACGATTTCATGATCCAGCGGCTGAGCCAAGGCGGCGGAATCCGCTATTGTCTGTCTGCGGATTCGGTGGTTCCGGCCGAAGGTCCGCAAAACTGGCGAGAATTTATTAAACAGAAAAGACGCCATCTCTCCGCTGGCAAGCACTATCCGCTGTCGGCCCAAGCTGTTTACGGTGTCTATCATCTTCTGAACGCTGGGCTGTGGGCTGGTTTTTCCGGAGGAATTCTTTTCGCTCCCAGCCTGATGCTGCCGTTTACTCTCAAAGTGCTGCTGGACAGCCTCGCCTTGCTCTCCATCGCCTGGCCTTTGCGGCAAAAACTGCCGCTGGTCGGTTTTCTGGCGTGGCAGCCGCTCTTTGTACTCTATCACGGCTGGGTGGCCTGGAATCGCTGGCAGCCGCCGGCAACCTGGCGTTAGGATGGCCATGACCAGCACGATCAACAACGCCTTGTGGTCGCAATATCGCGCTTTTTCGCATCACCGTGGCCGTCTGGCGGCCGAATGGCTGGCGCAGCACCTCTCCTTGAACAACGCCGAGATTGCGGATCTGGGTTGCGGGACCGGCGGGGCCAGCCTGCAGCTGGCCCGCTGCGGCTGCCGCATCACGGCAGTGGACATCCGCAGCGAGGCTTTGCAGCTGCTCGAGACCCAGGCACGCCAGGAGGATCTGCCCATTTCGATTCATTGCCAGGATGTGCTGGAGTGGCGGGCCCGACAGCCACTGGACGCTATCCTGATGTGGGATGTGCTTGAACACGTCGCCGACCCCGAGCGCCTGCTTGCGCAGTGCAGCAGGTCGCTCAAGGAAACCGGTTTAATCTGTTTTTCCACGCCCAACAAATGGTCGCCGGTCCATCTCCTATGCGACCCGCACTACAGTCTGCCTCTGATCTCCTGCATGCAGCGGACAACCATAAAAAAGATAATCGTACATGGGCTGCACTGGGTCGAAGCAGACAAACCGGATATCGCCCAGCTGTTGTCGTGGCACGATCTGCACCGCATGCTGGAAAAGGCACAACTGAAATCCAGGTGGCAGATCCGTGAGGTCGCCACCCTGGCCCTAGCCCAGCCGCAAGCCGTGTGGAACCGGACTTGGCATCTTGCTCTGGTGCGTCGTTTGTGCGCCTGGAACTTTGCCGGCCCCCTGGTGGCACGGACACCGCGAGCTCCGGGATGGCTGAGTCAATGGCTGATGCCCACCTTTTACGTGCTGGCCTGCAGGAAATGAAAGAAGTGCCGCTTTTCCGTCTCCTGGCCTGCCTTACGCCGTATCGGCTGATGAATCTGGGCCAGGTCTTTATCTCGCTGGGCATCTCCAGGTTGTCAGGCCAGCCGGTCTCCTGGGGTCTTCCGCTGGTATTGACCATTGAACCGACTAATCGATGCAACCTGGCTTGCCCGCAGTGCAGCACCGGCGCCGGCCTGCTGCAACGGCCGCGTGGGGATCTGTCGCTGGCGCTGTACCGACAGATCCTGCAGCAAACGCAGCGATCCCTTCTCTATTTACTGCTCTATGATCAGGGGGAACCGCTGCTGCATGCGGATTATTTTGAGATGATCAGGATGGCCAAAGCGGCCAAGGTGGTGGTCACCTGCAGCAGCAACGGGCAGCTGCTGGTGGATTTTGCTAAAGCCCGTGAACTGGCGTCCAGCGGGCTGGACCAGATCATTCTGTCTGTGGATGGTCTGGAGGAGTCAAGTTATCAAATCTATCGCCAGAGTGGACGGCTCGAGCGGGTGGTTGCAGCCATCGCCAACCTACGCAAAGCCAGGGAGCAACTGGGACAAAAAACACCGCGCATCTGCCTGCAGTTCTTGGTGATGAAGCATAACGAACATGAGGTGGAGCGGGTACGCCACACCGCTCGTTGCTGGGGTGCGGACCGCGCACTAATCAAATCCGTTCAGGTGCGCTCGCCGCAAGATGCCGACCGGTTTTTGCCGCTGGCTGAAAAGTACCGGCGCTACACCTCCGGTTCCAGCCGACTGACCGTTAAAAGCAAAAAGAGTAAAATCTGCGATCGTTTGTGGACCAGCTGCGTTATTCATCAGGACGGCCATGTGGTGGGCTGCTGCTTTGACAAGGATGAGAGTGTGCTTCTCGGCCGTCTGACCGAACAGCCCTTTATCACCATCTGGCGGGGAGAGGCGTTCCGACACTTCCGCCGGCGCGTCTCCGGATCCTGTAAACCTGAAATCTGCAACAACTGTACTCATGGACTGGCCATTTACCAATAAAAAAAAATGGATCGGTTGGAGCAAGATCCTGGTCGCGTTGTGCGTGCTGGGGTTGCTGATTCACCGGATCAGTTGGATCGATCTGCGCAATGCGGTGGTGAACGCACAGCACGGCTGGATCACAGCCGCTCTGATTCTTCTGGCGCCCAATCTATACTGCCAGTTCAAACGATGGCAGCTTATCGTAAGACAATTTGAGGCGGCGATCTCTGCAAAAGAAGTTGTCCGCTCGCTGTTTGCCGGCATCACCCTCGGTCTGATCACGCCGGGCCGGATCGGAGATCTGGGCCGCACGGTGTTCATCCCCGGCGCTGACTGGTTGGGCCTGATGGGCCTGATGCTGATCGAAAAATGGTATGCGCTGCTGGTGGTTTATTTCGCCGGCTTGTGGGGCCTGCTCCCCTTTCTGCGCGCCACATTGCGCCCGGAGCTGTGGGTTCCAGTGGAGACCACCGGATTGGCACTGGTACTGGCCGGCATCGCTCTGGCGCTGCATCCTGCCTTTCTCAACTATGTGCTTAAGCGGTTCAACAGCTCCGGCAAACACAAACGACTGCACCAGGTTCTCAACGGCGTCACCAAGTTGACGCCGCGAGTGTCGCGCTCGCTGTTGTTTTACACCGTCGCGCAAGTGACGGTGTATCTGATGCAATTTTATCTGCTCATTCGAGCCTTTACTCCGTTGCCGCTTTGGTCCGGGCTTTCAGCGGTGGCGGCCGTCATGTGGAGTAAAACCCTGCTTCCGATTTCCCTGGGCGATTTGGGCATCCGCGAGAGTGCTTCCATCTATTTCCTCGGCAAACTGCAGGTGTCAGAGGCAGCGGCGTTCGACAGCGCGCTTTTGTTATTCGCCATCAATGTGCTTTTGCCCGCAGTGGCCGGTTTTGCCGTCCTGATGAAGAGCCGTGTGCTGCAGAGCCCAAAGGATTCAATGCAGGAACTTATGTGAACGCGGCATTCATCTACTATGGACTGATGTCGTTGTTCTACGGCATCTTTGCCCTGTGGCTCTGGGTCGGTCTGCACCGACTGCGCCGACAGCATCGCACAGCGGAGCAGCCCCGCGTCGTCGTGATCATCCCTGCGCGCAATGAGGCGAAAGACCTGGGCCGGTGCCTCGACGCCCTGCAGCGACAAAGCTACCCAACCGACCGTTACGAGATCCTGGTAGTGGATGACGATTCGTCCGATGATACAGCGGCTGTGGCTCAGGCCCATGGCGTCCGCTGCGTTTTATCCAAGTCCCTTCCACCAGGATGGTCGCCCAAAAAAGCAGCGCTGCATCTGGGCATTCAACTCAGCCGCGCGGAGATCATTTTGACCACAGATGCGGACTGTGTGGCGCCGGCTCGATGGATTGAAACCATGATCAGCTATTTTACGGAGAAGGTCGGCGCTGTGGTGTCCTGGGTGGATATTGAAGCCAACGGGGCTCTGTTATCCCGGCTGGAGGCCCTGGATGCCTGGTCGTTTCAAGTCGTCGGTGCAGCGGCCATCGGTCATCAACGGCCGTTCCTGGCCAACGGCGCCAATTGGGGCTATCGTCGAGCTCTGTATGAGCAGGCCGGCGGGTTTTGCGGCATCGAGGCAGCGGCTTCCGGTGACGATGATCTGTTGCTGCAGAAAATGCGGCGCCGTAAACAGCGCGTCGCTTTCGCTGACGCGCCGGACTGCCGAGTCCGTACCATCCCTTGCGGCTCTCTGTCCGCTTTTTTACAGCAACGGTTACGCTGGGCATCTAAAACCGCTCTCTATCCATTCTCCATCATTGTGCTGGAAGGGTTTATTTATCTCTATAACGCCTCCCTGCTGCTTCTGGGGATCCTGGTGTTTTCCAGACCGGCCTGGCTCTTTTTTTTCCTGGTTAAAATCATCTGCGATACCAGCCTGTTGTATCGGATCGGCACCCCGCCAGGCCGGAAAAACCTGGGCGATTTTCTCCTGGCGCAATGGTGGCAGGTGCTTTACACGCTTCTGGTCGGCTCGCTGGCCTGGCGCGGACGTTTTGTCTGGAAAGGCCGGCGCTATACTCGCGGCGAGCTGGATGGGAAAAAAGAATTTGAAAAAAGCGGGTGGTTTGATATATTTAATCACACGCAGCAGTGAAACCCGCGGAAAGACGAGTGACATGATCAGCTGCAAAAAAATCCTCCGGCTCCTGCTTTGGGCAGCGGCCGGCCTTCTTGCCGGCACCGCACCGTCGGTCAATGTGCCGATGGATTATTGGGGCTATGCCTTTCTGGAGCGCATGGAGAGCAGAGGGCTGATCTTCAGCCATCAACTGTACGTGCGGCCTCTATCAAGAGTAGTGTTCGCCGATCTGCTGCGTCAGGCTGCAGTACAGGCGCAACAAAAGCCGGAGCTGTTCAGTCGAACTGAGAAGAAGATGCTCGATCAGCTGCAGGGCGATTTTTTTGACGAATTGAATCCCGCTGCAACGGAGCGCAGCCCGGAACGCCATCTGCTGACCTGGCGGGAAAAAAACAGCCGAATCCATGTCGACCTGCACGCCAACCAGACGATCCTCTCCAATCGCGGACATCAGTATCAGCCCGACGCGCTGATCTCCGAGACCAGCGGCGGCGGCATCCTTCGCGGCACCCTGAATCAGACGGTGGGCTTTTATCTGGATGCACGCAACACCTTGACGCGCGGCAACCAAAAGGCTGAAGAACATTTCGATCCCTCTCAAGGTGCACCGGTGGTGATCGCTGGTTCCAATGTCTATCAAGATCAAGCGCTGGCCTACTGGACCTGGCAGAACACATGGCTCCGCATTCAGGCCGGGCGGGATGAGATCGCCTGGGGGCCTGGTTTTCACGGCGGCCTTTCGCTTTCCGGGAATTCGCCGGCTGCCGAATTGCTCCGTCTCAACGCTTTCTTTCGCCGCTTCTCGTTCAGCTATGTGCACGCCTTTTTGCGCAGCAACGTGGGGAGCAAGTACCTGGCAGGCCACCGGTTGGATTTCATGGTCAAGCCTGGTCTGTACCTCGGCGCCACCGAGACCGTGGTCTATGGCGGTCGCGATGTGCAATTCGCTTATCTCAATCCCATCATGCCCATTCACATCGCGCAGCATCATCTCGGCGACAGAGACAACAAAACCATGAGCCTGGATCTGACCTGTATGCTATGGCCCGGCTTGAAACTCTACGGTGAATATTTCATCGACGATATGACCAGCACGGAAAGCCTGACCCGCTACTTTGGCAACAAGTTCGCCTTTCTCCTCGGCGGCCAACTCATCAATCCGCTGCGCATCGCTGACACCGATCTGCGCTTCGAATATGCGCGGGTGGAGCCGTATGTATATTCCCATTATGATTCCATCAACATTTATACCCACTATAATCAGCTTATCGGCCACTGGCTGGGTCCTAATGCCGACGGCCTCTTTCTGCAGCTGGGCTGGCAGCCGCTGCGGGATTTTCGCATTGAGCTGTCTTTGCAGCAACAACGCAAAGGCGAAGGCGACGCTGACACGCGCTCCCGCCCTGAGCAGGGCGTAGAAAAAAAATTCCTCAGCGGCGTCGTGGAGAGGCAAAAAATATTCGGCATCAACATCCGTGAACAGGTCTACCGCGATTTTTTTGTCTCCGTGCACTATCAGTACGCCGACGTCCGTAATGTGCAACGCCGGGCAGGAATGAACTCGTTCGATCATTCAGCGCGCTTTGAACTTTACCTCAACTATTAAGGCGCCCTTGGCTGCCTTCCTTTACATAGCGGTCCTGTTGACGGTTCTTTACGTTCTGAGCCTGCTCTTTATTTTCGCCGGTTTGTACCGTGACGACGCACGCAGAAGCGACCAACGCCCCCTGGTGTCGGTGATCATCGCCTGCCGCAACGAGGAGCGTCATGTGGCCCCTCTGCTGCAGGCTCTGTCGAGCCAGATCTATCCCCAGGACCGCTACGAAGTCATTCTCAGCGACGACGGTTCGACCGATGCGACGGCGGAACGGGCGTCCGCTTTCAGCCGTAAGCCGGGATGCGCAGCCGTGCGCTTGATCTCTGTTCAAGATCGGGACAAGGTGATTTCGGCCAAGAAAAACGCCCTGGCGCAAGCCATCGCGGCGGCCCGGGGTGAATTGCTGCTGTTCACCGATGCGGACTGCCGGCCTTCCCCCCACTGGCTGGAGG from bacterium includes these protein-coding regions:
- a CDS encoding WbqC family protein yields the protein MSSGRIRFFFRRHSTINRAAIKTVHGAHWLTIPVLSTGHTGQSIRQTRIQNQEDWRTAHVKTLEINYHLTPWYDAVADKIAAVLQNPWTHLNPYLQHQVAALAPPKPLCAVCSSDLEPHADRTDRVIAWMRQVHADAYLVHAHEVALLDLSRLQQSGLGLYLFRFTAPVYQQAFAGYVPHLAMIDLVCNQGPAGYEFLQRAGHIQSL
- a CDS encoding RNA-binding transcriptional accessory protein; the encoded protein is MGDVSIIAVIAEELSLRWQQVKNTLELLDQDNTVPFIARYRKELTGSLDEERIRAIAERGKYLRTLQERKQTVLRSIEEQGKLTADLAERIQAAVKLQEVEDLYLPYKPKRRTRATTAREKGLEPLAEMIMAQTLETGDPEEIVAPFIDPVKGVLSAKEALAGARDIVAEIVSDDARSRGIVRERTLETGVLKAEAIDPQEPGNYELYKAFGEPVRTVPPHRILAVNRGEREAFLRVWIEAPETEMIAELESLHLHNPLSIFADDLRRAIRDSYHRLIAPAIEREIRTTLTERAGDHAIRVFSANLRALLMGPPMRGQVIMGIDPGFRTGCKVAVIDSTGKYLEGDTIYPHEPQKRWQEAADLLAELITDYNVSIVAIGNGTAGRETEKLVAEVLSKMKGKVSYTIVNEAGASVYSASPVAKKEFPDLEASQRGNISIARRLLDPLSELVKIDPPSLGVGLYQHDVDPAKLAESLDQAVESCVNQVGVDLNTASASLLKYVSGINSRLAEQIVRHREEHGPFTSRAELLQVKGLGEHTFVQAAGFLRIPGAEQFFDSTAVHPEAYDAARCLLQELGLEVKDIQRDGTLLNRHMQQSKQTVSQLSQRCGCGRETLLDIISCLEKPDRDPRDEMPKPILRSDVLSIDDLAVGMVLKGTVRNVVEFGAFVDIGVKEDGLVHLSRMAKKYVKNPLEVVSVGQVVEVKVISLDRDRHRIGLSLVLD
- a CDS encoding lytic transglycosylase domain-containing protein; translation: MAVKEEKFMRNLRIIIWVLSVLVLVVIAAVGIKYTYNSRYQKKVAELEEVIKSQRSSMNIESLRQYHIVRISAIISQYNRIMSGPMKYDIAREIYDASLLHTSLDVHLVCAIITYETNGTWNPELISSEGAMGLMQVMPITGMCIARSMHLNWVTPDEILLNPIHNIRIGARYLAALIDLYGVDGALAARRVGEWRAALWIKGGHRSGTLPDDVQKYMNDILKQYEALKQFKG
- a CDS encoding glycosyltransferase — protein: MMVLLWLMLLLYGIILVWVVTGVNRKQAAMDNNLDNPPVTVIVAVHNERDRIPLCLQALAKQDYPQYNVLIVDDHSTDGSVAWIQEFIKDQPGWRLLSAVRPQPWKSSKKAALQAAMEQAQTEWLLLTDADCQPGPAWIRTMASRFQGQTSLVVGFSPQTCPSASWWRGFLMADSLAAALVAAGTVGRGRGVTGCGRNLAYRRSAWQRIKGFSHLPDSLSGDDDFMIQRLSQGGGIRYCLSADSVVPAEGPQNWREFIKQKRRHLSAGKHYPLSAQAVYGVYHLLNAGLWAGFSGGILFAPSLMLPFTLKVLLDSLALLSIAWPLRQKLPLVGFLAWQPLFVLYHGWVAWNRWQPPATWR
- a CDS encoding class I SAM-dependent methyltransferase — translated: MTSTINNALWSQYRAFSHHRGRLAAEWLAQHLSLNNAEIADLGCGTGGASLQLARCGCRITAVDIRSEALQLLETQARQEDLPISIHCQDVLEWRARQPLDAILMWDVLEHVADPERLLAQCSRSLKETGLICFSTPNKWSPVHLLCDPHYSLPLISCMQRTTIKKIIVHGLHWVEADKPDIAQLLSWHDLHRMLEKAQLKSRWQIREVATLALAQPQAVWNRTWHLALVRRLCAWNFAGPLVARTPRAPGWLSQWLMPTFYVLACRK
- a CDS encoding radical SAM protein, with the translated sequence MKEVPLFRLLACLTPYRLMNLGQVFISLGISRLSGQPVSWGLPLVLTIEPTNRCNLACPQCSTGAGLLQRPRGDLSLALYRQILQQTQRSLLYLLLYDQGEPLLHADYFEMIRMAKAAKVVVTCSSNGQLLVDFAKARELASSGLDQIILSVDGLEESSYQIYRQSGRLERVVAAIANLRKAREQLGQKTPRICLQFLVMKHNEHEVERVRHTARCWGADRALIKSVQVRSPQDADRFLPLAEKYRRYTSGSSRLTVKSKKSKICDRLWTSCVIHQDGHVVGCCFDKDESVLLGRLTEQPFITIWRGEAFRHFRRRVSGSCKPEICNNCTHGLAIYQ
- a CDS encoding flippase-like domain-containing protein; this translates as MDWPFTNKKKWIGWSKILVALCVLGLLIHRISWIDLRNAVVNAQHGWITAALILLAPNLYCQFKRWQLIVRQFEAAISAKEVVRSLFAGITLGLITPGRIGDLGRTVFIPGADWLGLMGLMLIEKWYALLVVYFAGLWGLLPFLRATLRPELWVPVETTGLALVLAGIALALHPAFLNYVLKRFNSSGKHKRLHQVLNGVTKLTPRVSRSLLFYTVAQVTVYLMQFYLLIRAFTPLPLWSGLSAVAAVMWSKTLLPISLGDLGIRESASIYFLGKLQVSEAAAFDSALLLFAINVLLPAVAGFAVLMKSRVLQSPKDSMQELM
- a CDS encoding glycosyltransferase; amino-acid sequence: MNAAFIYYGLMSLFYGIFALWLWVGLHRLRRQHRTAEQPRVVVIIPARNEAKDLGRCLDALQRQSYPTDRYEILVVDDDSSDDTAAVAQAHGVRCVLSKSLPPGWSPKKAALHLGIQLSRAEIILTTDADCVAPARWIETMISYFTEKVGAVVSWVDIEANGALLSRLEALDAWSFQVVGAAAIGHQRPFLANGANWGYRRALYEQAGGFCGIEAAASGDDDLLLQKMRRRKQRVAFADAPDCRVRTIPCGSLSAFLQQRLRWASKTALYPFSIIVLEGFIYLYNASLLLLGILVFSRPAWLFFFLVKIICDTSLLYRIGTPPGRKNLGDFLLAQWWQVLYTLLVGSLAWRGRFVWKGRRYTRGELDGKKEFEKSGWFDIFNHTQQ
- a CDS encoding capsule assembly Wzi family protein → MISCKKILRLLLWAAAGLLAGTAPSVNVPMDYWGYAFLERMESRGLIFSHQLYVRPLSRVVFADLLRQAAVQAQQKPELFSRTEKKMLDQLQGDFFDELNPAATERSPERHLLTWREKNSRIHVDLHANQTILSNRGHQYQPDALISETSGGGILRGTLNQTVGFYLDARNTLTRGNQKAEEHFDPSQGAPVVIAGSNVYQDQALAYWTWQNTWLRIQAGRDEIAWGPGFHGGLSLSGNSPAAELLRLNAFFRRFSFSYVHAFLRSNVGSKYLAGHRLDFMVKPGLYLGATETVVYGGRDVQFAYLNPIMPIHIAQHHLGDRDNKTMSLDLTCMLWPGLKLYGEYFIDDMTSTESLTRYFGNKFAFLLGGQLINPLRIADTDLRFEYARVEPYVYSHYDSINIYTHYNQLIGHWLGPNADGLFLQLGWQPLRDFRIELSLQQQRKGEGDADTRSRPEQGVEKKFLSGVVERQKIFGINIREQVYRDFFVSVHYQYADVRNVQRRAGMNSFDHSARFELYLNY